The Armatimonadota bacterium genome includes a window with the following:
- a CDS encoding ABC transporter ATP-binding protein, with protein MENAIEIRDLTKSFHSVLTGEDVIAVDHLTLDIHRGEIFGFLGPNGAGKTTTIKMLLGLIFPTSGTASILGYPPGDIEVKRKISYLPESPYFYEHLSGYEVLDFYATLFGIPAAERKKKVDELLDLVGLSDNKHKRLRHYSKGMLQRIGLAQALINDPDLLFLDEPTSGLDPIAHLDIRDMILRLRDEGRTVFLSSHQLSDVEMVCDRVSILDRGKLMRVGSLKEMLAGKSVEIRAERVRDDIFEKIKAHSSDAFTVDGAIRVRVEQSFVNETVQMIMQTGGEITAVIPGKRTLEDIFIETVREGTVS; from the coding sequence ATGGAAAACGCAATCGAGATCCGTGATCTGACGAAGTCCTTCCACAGCGTCCTGACCGGCGAGGATGTCATCGCCGTGGACCATCTGACCCTGGATATCCACCGGGGAGAGATCTTCGGATTCCTGGGCCCCAACGGGGCCGGCAAGACGACCACCATTAAGATGCTGCTCGGCCTGATCTTCCCAACGTCGGGCACCGCAAGCATCCTGGGGTATCCTCCGGGAGACATTGAGGTCAAGCGCAAGATCAGCTATCTGCCGGAAAGCCCCTACTTCTATGAGCATCTGAGCGGATACGAGGTGCTGGACTTCTATGCGACACTGTTCGGCATCCCCGCGGCGGAGCGCAAGAAAAAGGTGGATGAGCTGCTGGATCTCGTGGGGCTGTCGGACAACAAGCACAAAAGGCTCCGGCACTACTCCAAGGGGATGCTGCAGCGCATTGGGCTGGCGCAGGCGCTCATCAACGACCCCGACCTGCTCTTCCTGGACGAGCCGACATCGGGCCTGGACCCGATCGCTCATCTGGACATCCGGGATATGATCCTTCGCCTGCGCGACGAAGGACGCACCGTCTTCCTCAGCAGCCACCAGCTCTCGGACGTCGAGATGGTCTGCGACAGGGTCTCCATCCTGGACCGAGGCAAGCTGATGCGGGTGGGCTCTCTGAAGGAGATGCTCGCCGGCAAGAGCGTGGAGATCCGGGCGGAGAGGGTGCGGGACGACATTTTTGAGAAGATCAAGGCGCACTCCTCCGACGCATTCACGGTGGACGGGGCCATCCGGGTCCGGGTGGAGCAGAGCTTCGTGAACGAGACCGTCCAGATGATCATGCAGACGGGGGGCGAGATAACCGCCGTCATCCCCGGGAAGAGGACGCTGGAAGACATCTTCATCGAAACCGTCAGGGAGGGCACAGTCTCTTGA